In the genome of Variibacter gotjawalensis, one region contains:
- a CDS encoding 16S rRNA (uracil(1498)-N(3))-methyltransferase has translation MPAYDFRAPRLYVDSPLADGIDVALEREQAHYLLNVLRLSAGDRILAFNGRDGEWLCEIAQASKKAASLSPREQTRSQPPARDLHYLFAPLKQARLDYMVQKATEMGASLLGPVLTQHTQVTRVNLERMRANAIEAAEQCGTLSVPDVVEPLTLNAFIAARDAARLLIFCDEAAEIADPVEALKAVRRPGQPLAIIIGPEGGFSEGERASLLKLPNVVRIALGPRILRADTAAVAALTLVQAVLGDWV, from the coding sequence ATGCCCGCCTACGACTTTCGCGCCCCACGCCTCTATGTCGACAGCCCGCTTGCGGACGGTATTGACGTCGCCCTAGAGCGCGAGCAGGCGCATTACCTCCTCAACGTCCTCCGTTTGAGTGCAGGGGACCGGATCCTTGCCTTCAACGGCCGGGACGGCGAATGGCTCTGCGAGATCGCTCAAGCGAGTAAGAAGGCCGCGAGCCTGTCGCCGCGCGAGCAGACGCGCAGTCAGCCCCCTGCCCGCGACCTGCACTATCTCTTCGCGCCGTTGAAACAGGCGCGCCTCGACTACATGGTGCAAAAGGCGACCGAGATGGGCGCCAGCCTTCTTGGCCCGGTGCTGACTCAGCACACGCAGGTGACGCGCGTGAACCTCGAGCGCATGCGCGCCAATGCGATCGAGGCGGCCGAGCAATGCGGAACACTCAGCGTCCCCGATGTCGTTGAACCGCTGACGCTGAATGCTTTCATCGCGGCACGCGATGCCGCGCGCCTTCTCATCTTCTGCGACGAGGCCGCCGAGATCGCCGACCCGGTCGAAGCGCTGAAAGCCGTGCGCCGGCCCGGACAGCCGCTTGCGATCATCATCGGACCTGAGGGTGGTTTTTCGGAAGGCGAACGTGCGAGTTTGCTCAAGTTGCCGAATGTCGTGCGCATCGCGCTCGGCCCGCGCATCTTGCGCGCCGACACTGCGGCGGTTGCGGCGCTGACGTTGGTGCAGGCGGTGTTGGGCGATTGGGTCTAA
- a CDS encoding M48 family metallopeptidase, whose amino-acid sequence MAAYGLYTHIRNNRIRSVFLIGGLFLLIYVIVFALALGYRAFTSRGTLDWYLMRAWLDLKMAWPFATVAALIWIAIAYKFNQSIIDFATGAHEVTRKEEPRLWNLLENLCISRGITMPKLKIMPTSALNAFASGLTQAQYSVTVTTGLIEKLDDAELEAVLAHELTHIRNGDVSLMVIATIISGIVGFLAEVMFRSIFDAGGSARPSTWSRRSDSSSSSSSSSSWGGSSSSSSSSDSSDSKGGAGAAILAIIIAIALIFLAWFLSTVIRLALSRSREFLADAGAVELTKNPDAMIMALRKIEGRGELPNNPSAVMEMCVDNPRSGIVDLFSTHPSIDSRVDALVRMAAGHDPGPIHVADDEDFEAEEQAEEQAAPPTETPEVQKPEQRSPFPTIPGMPDNIPLPIPGIGKPFLPSKPPLGERSEPRGGEARGPWGPRGEG is encoded by the coding sequence ATGGCCGCCTACGGCCTCTACACACACATCCGCAACAACCGCATTCGATCGGTGTTTCTGATCGGCGGATTGTTCTTGCTGATCTACGTGATCGTGTTCGCGCTCGCGCTCGGCTATCGCGCCTTCACGAGCCGCGGCACGCTCGACTGGTATCTCATGCGTGCGTGGCTCGACCTTAAGATGGCGTGGCCATTCGCCACCGTCGCGGCGTTGATATGGATCGCGATCGCCTACAAGTTCAACCAGTCGATTATCGACTTTGCCACCGGCGCGCATGAAGTGACGCGCAAGGAAGAGCCGCGGCTTTGGAACTTGCTGGAGAATCTCTGCATCTCGCGCGGCATTACGATGCCGAAGCTGAAGATCATGCCGACCAGCGCGCTCAACGCTTTCGCGTCGGGTCTGACGCAAGCGCAGTATTCCGTCACGGTGACGACAGGCCTCATCGAAAAGCTCGACGATGCCGAGCTCGAAGCCGTGCTCGCGCACGAATTGACGCATATCCGGAACGGCGACGTCTCGCTGATGGTGATCGCGACGATCATCTCGGGCATCGTCGGGTTCCTCGCCGAAGTGATGTTCCGCTCGATCTTCGATGCCGGCGGTTCGGCGCGCCCGTCGACGTGGTCGCGGCGGAGCGATAGTTCGTCGTCGTCGAGCAGCAGCTCGAGCTGGGGCGGCAGTTCGTCGTCGTCGAGCTCGTCAGATTCGTCGGATTCGAAAGGCGGCGCGGGTGCCGCGATTCTCGCGATCATTATCGCGATCGCGCTGATTTTCTTGGCTTGGTTCCTCTCGACCGTCATTCGCCTCGCGCTGTCGCGATCGCGCGAATTCCTCGCCGACGCCGGCGCGGTCGAGCTGACGAAGAATCCCGACGCCATGATCATGGCGCTGCGTAAGATCGAAGGGCGCGGCGAGCTGCCGAACAATCCGTCGGCCGTGATGGAAATGTGCGTCGACAACCCGCGCTCAGGCATCGTCGATCTTTTCTCGACGCATCCGTCGATCGACTCGCGCGTCGATGCTCTCGTGCGCATGGCGGCCGGACACGATCCGGGTCCGATCCATGTCGCGGACGACGAGGACTTCGAGGCGGAAGAGCAGGCCGAGGAGCAAGCAGCGCCGCCGACGGAAACGCCCGAAGTGCAGAAACCGGAGCAACGCTCGCCGTTTCCGACGATTCCGGGAATGCCGGATAACATTCCGTTGCCGATCCCGGGTATCGGCAAGCCGTTTCTCCCGTCTAAGCCGCCGCTCGGTGAGCGCAGCGAGCCGCGTGGCGGAGAAGCTCGCGGACCTTGGGGCCCGCGCGGCGAAGGTTGA
- a CDS encoding LemA family protein, with protein sequence MTALIILGVIVLLIVWIVMIYNGLVAMRQRVNQSFADIDVQLKQRHDLIPNLVEVVKGYAAHEKGTLEAVIQARNSALTAQGTAQVAAAENQLTGALRQLFALSESYPDLKANQNFQQLQTEISDIENKLAAARRFFNNAVQEYNTGIEQFPAALFSASMGFTKRDFFDLGESRAQLDVAPQVKF encoded by the coding sequence ATGACCGCGCTGATTATCTTGGGAGTGATCGTTCTGCTGATCGTGTGGATCGTCATGATCTACAACGGCCTCGTTGCCATGCGGCAGCGGGTCAATCAGTCGTTCGCCGATATCGACGTTCAGCTCAAGCAACGTCACGACCTCATCCCGAACCTCGTCGAAGTCGTCAAAGGCTATGCGGCGCACGAGAAGGGCACCCTCGAAGCCGTCATCCAGGCGCGTAATTCCGCGCTGACCGCGCAAGGCACCGCGCAGGTCGCGGCGGCCGAGAACCAGCTGACCGGCGCGCTGCGCCAGTTGTTCGCACTCTCGGAATCCTATCCGGACCTCAAGGCGAACCAGAACTTCCAGCAGCTGCAGACCGAGATCTCGGACATCGAGAACAAGCTCGCCGCCGCGCGCCGCTTCTTCAACAACGCAGTCCAAGAGTACAACACCGGCATCGAGCAGTTCCCGGCCGCGCTGTTTTCAGCGTCGATGGGCTTCACCAAGCGCGACTTCTTCGATCTCGGAGAAAGCCGCGCGCAGCTCGACGTCGCGCCGCAGGTCAAGTTCTAA
- a CDS encoding phasin, producing MAKAEKAAKAATESFTTAAESFFKSPFSAFEFPKADVPAAYRDFAEKGIAQAKQGYERVKAAAEEASELVETTYATAAKGASTYNLKVIEVARTNVNAHFDFISALLSVKSPTEVAEITQAHAKKALETYVSQGKELADIAKKVSADTVEPIKAASSKAFRVSV from the coding sequence ATGGCTAAGGCCGAAAAGGCAGCAAAAGCTGCGACCGAATCGTTCACCACTGCCGCTGAGTCGTTCTTCAAGTCGCCGTTCTCGGCGTTCGAGTTTCCGAAGGCTGACGTTCCGGCTGCTTACCGTGATTTCGCCGAGAAGGGCATTGCCCAGGCAAAGCAAGGCTACGAGCGCGTGAAGGCTGCTGCCGAAGAGGCAAGCGAGCTGGTCGAGACGACCTACGCGACGGCCGCCAAGGGCGCTTCGACCTACAATCTGAAGGTCATCGAAGTCGCTCGCACCAACGTTAATGCGCATTTCGATTTCATCTCAGCTCTCCTCTCGGTCAAGTCGCCGACCGAAGTTGCCGAGATCACCCAGGCACACGCCAAGAAGGCACTCGAGACCTACGTCTCGCAGGGCAAGGAACTCGCCGACATCGCCAAGAAGGTTTCGGCCGACACGGTCGAGCCGATCAAGGCTGCTTCGTCGAAGGCGTTCCGCGTCAGCGTCTAA
- a CDS encoding phasin family protein has translation MAKSPQGGFELPNELRSMAENSMAQARQAFDGFMGAAQNAVQRMEERATAVHTGAKTANEKIMSFAQQNIATSFDYAERLVRAQNISEIMQIHSDFAKQQMQALAEQSKALSQAAADAAGSAKKKAE, from the coding sequence ATGGCGAAATCCCCGCAGGGCGGTTTTGAACTGCCGAATGAACTCCGCTCGATGGCCGAGAATTCGATGGCGCAGGCGCGCCAAGCCTTCGATGGTTTTATGGGCGCGGCACAGAACGCCGTGCAGCGAATGGAGGAGCGCGCTACCGCAGTGCACACGGGCGCAAAAACCGCCAACGAAAAGATCATGAGCTTCGCGCAGCAGAATATCGCGACGTCCTTCGATTACGCAGAGCGCCTCGTCCGCGCGCAAAATATTAGCGAAATCATGCAGATACACTCCGATTTCGCCAAGCAGCAGATGCAGGCTTTGGCCGAACAATCGAAGGCTTTAAGCCAGGCCGCGGCGGACGCGGCGGGTTCGGCTAAGAAGAAAGCCGAATAA
- a CDS encoding sensor histidine kinase: MTTLDILKEPRIATLAFGATPAWLWSPNGGRLLFVNAAGALLLGERNAGKLIGDTPDRLRPVAQEIAKVAGGLPTSGTAQLARIRSLSTGLGRALMCLCQRYRLADGSVGILVVSQEPVKILPLAQRVASLIDDESTAAFSRDGNLLHAGSEAAQRLGGTKTLVAHADADTIARALTHGESVSAAVQLRRVGEGDQAVLFATFVERTAAPVEPAEPEVATPEVEEEEASQADTEAELLAEADEALVETTPPEPAAKSAAEKLPSASLADIAAALAQLPFVTQGQAASARAASQDSVDKPTDDEEELSDEELAELEEALFGGPAGDDPENPDAAENDGDDRAVWAREALSAARKGDRFDDDELRDLQDALGSAVRLAPDPEPRDVRASETTEPPVVEPAPPALVQAPEGPADDEPAEIPLVAEAAAVPSDLERSTRLVEIAERLHDRHHALRFVWATKADGAFTIEPGDFLTLAGAPTEDAQGKTWDEVAQLLAIDPNHRLSRAIASRDTFSSVAIDWPIEGAKERLSVVLSGLPARGRDRTFEGYRGFGVCRDASRVSALIAERLAATRVSEPESAPDAEAATPPRAEPPVFDTSSTRPALQVVPASRNVVPFRSQPSLPNIESAPERPAAERKVETRKPGEERRGLSTGERNAFDEIARQLGARFEGSEPAPLAEDIREAAEAPKVVAKDAVAENPDAILATASAVAAAESPQPSTPQNIDVRLLDRMPIGVMLYRGDEVLAANKTLLECTGFADAAALAKAGGIDALFDRVPNEDGETALCLRVPEGKQPVDAKLSSIPWQSGTALMLTVVRRPSKPKEAPAPEAPAAKETPAESEALATAQASNRELRSILDTATDGVIVLGSDGKIHSANRSAQALFGYETGEFNQLLELFAPESQRDAADYFEGLTRNGVASLLNDGREVIGRERQGGLIPLFMTMGRIGEERFCAVFRDITQWKRAEEDLTNAKRQAEKASSAKSDFLAAISHEVRTPLNAIIGFAEVMMEEQLGPLGNDRYREYVKDIHTSGQHTISLINDLLDLSKIEAGRLDLTFTKVDINDVTQQCVAIMQPQANRERIIIRTALSPTLPSVVADQRSVRQIALNLLSNSIKYTGAGGQVIVSTALTDQGEVVLRVRDTGVGMSEKDITAALEPFRQLSTTRRDATGSTGLGLPLTKALSEANRAEFRIKSAVNAGTLVEIVFPATRVLSE; the protein is encoded by the coding sequence ATGACCACGCTGGACATCCTCAAAGAGCCGCGCATTGCCACGCTCGCCTTCGGCGCCACGCCGGCCTGGCTGTGGTCGCCGAATGGCGGCCGCCTGCTGTTCGTCAACGCCGCGGGGGCTTTGCTGCTCGGCGAACGCAACGCCGGCAAGCTGATCGGCGATACGCCGGACCGCTTGCGCCCGGTCGCTCAAGAGATCGCCAAAGTCGCGGGCGGACTGCCGACATCCGGCACCGCACAGCTTGCCCGTATCCGCAGTTTGTCGACCGGTCTCGGCCGCGCGCTGATGTGCCTCTGCCAGCGCTACCGTTTGGCGGACGGGTCGGTCGGCATTCTCGTCGTCTCGCAGGAGCCGGTGAAAATTCTCCCGCTCGCACAACGCGTCGCAAGCCTCATCGACGATGAGAGCACCGCCGCATTCTCGCGCGACGGCAATCTGTTGCACGCAGGAAGCGAAGCCGCCCAGCGTCTCGGCGGCACGAAGACGCTCGTCGCGCACGCCGACGCCGACACGATCGCGCGTGCGCTGACGCATGGCGAAAGCGTCAGCGCGGCGGTCCAGCTTCGCCGCGTCGGCGAAGGCGACCAAGCCGTGTTGTTCGCGACATTTGTCGAGCGGACGGCGGCGCCGGTTGAACCGGCCGAGCCGGAAGTCGCGACGCCGGAAGTTGAGGAAGAAGAAGCTTCGCAAGCCGACACGGAAGCCGAGCTTCTCGCCGAGGCTGACGAAGCGCTCGTTGAAACGACTCCGCCGGAGCCGGCCGCGAAATCCGCAGCCGAGAAACTCCCATCTGCGTCGCTCGCGGATATCGCGGCCGCGCTCGCGCAGCTGCCGTTCGTCACGCAAGGGCAAGCCGCATCCGCCAGGGCGGCGAGCCAAGACAGCGTGGATAAACCGACCGACGACGAGGAAGAGCTGAGCGACGAAGAACTCGCCGAGCTCGAGGAAGCGTTGTTCGGTGGGCCTGCGGGCGATGACCCGGAGAATCCCGACGCCGCGGAAAACGACGGCGACGATCGCGCCGTCTGGGCGCGCGAAGCTTTGAGCGCCGCGCGCAAGGGCGACCGCTTCGACGACGACGAACTGCGCGACCTGCAGGATGCGCTTGGGTCGGCCGTGCGTCTCGCCCCGGACCCCGAGCCGCGCGACGTGCGCGCCAGCGAAACAACGGAACCGCCAGTGGTCGAGCCGGCACCGCCGGCACTCGTTCAGGCGCCCGAAGGTCCGGCCGACGATGAGCCTGCTGAAATTCCCCTCGTGGCGGAAGCCGCTGCGGTGCCGAGCGATCTCGAACGCAGCACGCGCCTCGTCGAGATCGCCGAGCGTCTGCACGACCGGCATCATGCGCTGCGTTTCGTCTGGGCGACGAAAGCGGACGGCGCCTTCACGATCGAACCGGGCGATTTCCTGACGCTCGCCGGCGCGCCGACCGAAGACGCACAGGGCAAGACGTGGGACGAGGTCGCGCAGCTTCTTGCGATCGACCCGAACCATCGCCTCTCGCGCGCGATCGCATCGCGTGACACGTTCAGCAGCGTCGCGATCGACTGGCCGATCGAGGGCGCGAAAGAGCGTCTCTCCGTCGTCCTTTCAGGCTTGCCCGCACGCGGGCGTGACCGCACGTTCGAGGGTTATCGCGGTTTCGGAGTTTGCCGTGACGCATCGCGCGTCTCCGCGTTGATCGCCGAGCGGCTTGCCGCAACGCGCGTGAGCGAGCCGGAATCCGCTCCGGACGCAGAAGCAGCAACGCCGCCGCGCGCCGAGCCGCCGGTCTTCGATACGTCAAGCACGCGTCCGGCGTTGCAGGTGGTCCCCGCATCGCGCAACGTCGTGCCGTTCCGCTCGCAGCCGAGCCTGCCGAATATCGAATCGGCGCCGGAGCGCCCGGCCGCCGAGCGCAAGGTTGAAACGCGCAAGCCGGGCGAAGAACGCCGTGGCCTTTCGACCGGCGAGCGCAACGCTTTCGACGAGATCGCACGTCAACTCGGCGCACGCTTTGAAGGCAGCGAGCCGGCACCGCTCGCCGAAGACATTCGCGAAGCAGCCGAAGCCCCGAAGGTCGTCGCCAAAGACGCTGTCGCGGAGAACCCCGACGCGATCCTCGCGACGGCGTCAGCCGTCGCCGCAGCGGAAAGCCCGCAGCCGTCGACGCCGCAAAACATCGACGTGCGTCTGCTCGATCGCATGCCGATCGGCGTGATGCTCTATCGCGGCGACGAAGTACTCGCCGCCAACAAAACGCTGCTCGAATGCACCGGCTTTGCCGACGCGGCTGCGCTTGCCAAGGCCGGCGGTATCGATGCGCTGTTCGATCGCGTGCCGAACGAAGACGGCGAGACGGCGCTCTGCCTGCGTGTGCCGGAGGGCAAGCAGCCGGTCGACGCAAAGCTCTCGTCGATCCCGTGGCAAAGCGGCACCGCGCTGATGCTAACGGTCGTGCGCCGGCCGTCGAAGCCGAAGGAAGCACCCGCGCCAGAAGCCCCGGCCGCGAAGGAAACGCCGGCCGAGAGCGAAGCGCTCGCGACCGCGCAAGCCTCGAACCGCGAGCTGCGCTCGATTCTCGACACCGCGACCGACGGCGTCATCGTGCTCGGCAGCGACGGCAAAATTCACTCCGCCAACCGCAGCGCGCAGGCGCTGTTCGGTTACGAAACCGGCGAGTTCAATCAACTGCTCGAGCTGTTCGCGCCGGAAAGCCAGCGCGATGCGGCCGATTATTTCGAAGGGCTGACGCGCAACGGCGTCGCCAGCCTCCTCAACGATGGCCGCGAAGTGATCGGCCGCGAACGTCAGGGTGGCCTCATTCCGCTGTTCATGACGATGGGCCGTATCGGCGAGGAACGCTTCTGCGCCGTATTCCGCGACATCACGCAGTGGAAGCGCGCCGAAGAAGACCTCACCAACGCGAAGCGTCAGGCCGAAAAAGCCTCGTCCGCGAAATCCGACTTCCTCGCCGCGATCAGCCACGAAGTGCGCACGCCGCTCAACGCCATCATCGGCTTTGCAGAAGTGATGATGGAGGAGCAGCTCGGCCCGCTCGGCAACGATCGTTACCGCGAATACGTCAAGGACATCCACACGTCCGGCCAGCATACGATTTCGCTGATCAACGACCTGCTCGATCTGTCGAAGATCGAAGCCGGCCGCCTCGACCTCACCTTCACGAAGGTCGACATCAACGACGTGACGCAGCAATGCGTCGCCATCATGCAGCCGCAGGCGAACCGCGAGCGGATCATCATCCGCACCGCGCTGTCACCCACGCTGCCGTCGGTGGTCGCCGATCAGCGCTCGGTGCGCCAGATCGCACTGAACCTGCTGTCGAACTCGATCAAGTATACGGGCGCGGGCGGTCAGGTGATCGTCTCGACGGCGCTGACCGATCAGGGCGAAGTGGTCTTGCGCGTGCGCGACACTGGCGTCGGCATGAGCGAGAAGGACATCACGGCCGCGCTCGAGCCGTTCCGCCAGCTCTCGACGACACGGCGCGACGCGACCGGCAGCACCGGGCTCGGCCTGCCATTGACGAAGGCGTTGTCGGAGGCCAACCGCGCGGAGTTCCGCATCAAGAGCGCGGTCAATGCCGGCACGCTGGTCGAGATCGTTTTCCCGGCAACACGCGTCCTCTCGGAATAA
- a CDS encoding 2-keto-4-pentenoate hydratase — MSDKTQAIAAEVLGALSNVKQIEAFTRRAGGLSLDEAYAVTAALRNLRIARGEKPIGRKIGFTNRTIWDEYQVFAPIWGDMYDTTVQSGAKTLALAPFCEPRLEPEIFFRFRDAPKAGMDERALLGCIGGVGHGFEIVQSLFRDWRFGAADCVVGGGLHGAYVIGSTTPVPQNADALFAQLSTFEIEILRDGEVVDRGQAPNVLDGPLSALRHLVELLADDSNNPPIQAGEIVTTGTVTRAFVIKPGERWQTRVYGLPLDGLDITFA, encoded by the coding sequence ATGTCCGACAAAACGCAAGCGATCGCCGCCGAGGTTCTCGGCGCACTCTCTAACGTCAAACAGATCGAGGCGTTCACGCGCCGCGCCGGCGGCCTCTCGCTCGATGAGGCATACGCCGTGACGGCGGCCTTGCGTAACCTGCGCATTGCGCGCGGCGAGAAGCCGATCGGCCGCAAGATCGGCTTCACCAACCGCACGATCTGGGACGAGTATCAGGTCTTCGCTCCGATCTGGGGCGACATGTACGACACCACTGTCCAGTCCGGCGCGAAGACGCTCGCGCTGGCGCCGTTCTGCGAGCCGCGCCTCGAACCCGAAATCTTCTTCCGCTTCCGCGATGCGCCAAAAGCCGGCATGGACGAGCGCGCCCTGCTTGGCTGCATCGGAGGGGTCGGCCACGGCTTTGAGATCGTGCAATCGTTGTTCCGCGACTGGAGGTTCGGCGCCGCCGATTGCGTCGTGGGCGGCGGGCTGCATGGCGCTTACGTCATCGGCTCGACAACGCCGGTACCGCAAAACGCCGACGCGCTGTTCGCTCAGCTCTCGACGTTCGAGATCGAAATTCTCCGCGACGGCGAAGTGGTCGATCGCGGCCAAGCGCCCAACGTGCTCGACGGGCCGCTGTCCGCGCTGCGTCACCTCGTCGAACTCCTGGCAGACGACAGCAACAATCCGCCAATTCAAGCCGGCGAAATCGTCACCACCGGAACGGTGACACGCGCCTTCGTCATCAAGCCAGGTGAGCGCTGGCAGACGCGCGTGTACGGCCTGCCGCTCGACGGCCTCGACATCACCTTCGCTTAA
- a CDS encoding DUF1194 domain-containing protein — MPRLTRRQFLTTAALAATAPAALAQSKEDVDLLLVLAADVSRSVDGPKFQLQRDGYAAALSDPRVLDAIKSGRRGKIAVCFVEWSGSSAQKVVIDWSIVKDEASARIFGDKLAELPRSFAERTSISAAIDYSVEQLKRAPFKAERHTIDVSGDGTNNSGRDVRGARDEAVAQGITINGLVILSERPLAWNPEHTHPEGGLGKYYRDNVMGGPGAFVVEAENFAAFGKALINKLVAEIALLDAPTSVIR; from the coding sequence ATGCCGCGATTGACACGCCGCCAATTCCTGACGACCGCAGCGCTCGCGGCCACCGCGCCTGCGGCCCTCGCCCAATCCAAGGAAGACGTCGACCTCCTCCTCGTCCTCGCGGCCGACGTCTCACGCAGTGTGGACGGGCCGAAATTCCAGCTTCAGCGCGACGGCTATGCTGCGGCGCTGTCTGATCCGCGCGTACTCGACGCCATCAAGTCGGGACGCCGCGGCAAGATTGCGGTGTGCTTCGTCGAGTGGTCCGGCTCATCGGCGCAGAAGGTCGTCATCGATTGGAGCATCGTAAAAGACGAGGCCAGCGCGCGTATCTTTGGCGACAAACTTGCCGAGCTGCCGCGCTCCTTCGCCGAACGCACGTCGATCAGCGCGGCTATCGATTACTCGGTGGAGCAGCTCAAACGCGCACCGTTCAAGGCCGAGCGCCATACGATTGACGTCTCCGGCGACGGCACCAACAATTCGGGTCGCGACGTGCGGGGCGCGCGCGATGAAGCCGTCGCGCAAGGCATCACGATCAACGGCCTCGTCATTCTGTCGGAGCGGCCGCTCGCCTGGAACCCGGAGCACACGCATCCGGAAGGCGGCCTTGGCAAGTATTACCGCGACAACGTCATGGGCGGCCCCGGCGCTTTCGTCGTCGAGGCGGAGAATTTTGCCGCATTCGGCAAGGCGCTGATCAACAAACTGGTCGCCGAGATCGCGCTGCTCGACGCACCCACGTCGGTTATTCGCTGA
- a CDS encoding type II toxin-antitoxin system RelE/ParE family toxin — protein sequence MKPVEFLGDALQSLKAFPVSVQKATGVELHKIQLGLEPSDWKPMPSIGAGVRELRIRDRSGAYRVVYVAQVRDAIVVLHAFQKKTQRATKRDIEIAAMRFGQIDWGRK from the coding sequence ATGAAGCCTGTCGAATTTCTGGGTGACGCCCTGCAGTCCCTCAAGGCATTTCCGGTTTCTGTTCAAAAGGCTACCGGCGTGGAGCTTCACAAGATCCAGCTCGGTTTAGAACCCAGCGATTGGAAGCCAATGCCGTCAATCGGCGCAGGAGTTCGCGAGTTGCGGATACGCGACCGGTCTGGTGCATATCGGGTCGTCTATGTGGCTCAAGTGCGCGACGCGATCGTTGTGCTGCACGCCTTCCAGAAGAAGACACAGCGAGCCACGAAACGGGACATCGAGATCGCGGCCATGAGGTTCGGCCAAATTGATTGGGGTCGGAAATGA
- a CDS encoding helix-turn-helix domain-containing protein encodes MKTTRYESVWDALEENAAESASMRMRSELLIAIDQRVRSWKLTQAEAAKRLGVTQPRLNDLLRARITNFSLDALIDLAARARLNVRIRITQAA; translated from the coding sequence ATGAAAACGACGCGCTACGAGTCGGTTTGGGATGCGCTTGAAGAAAACGCAGCGGAGAGCGCCAGCATGCGCATGCGATCTGAGCTGCTCATCGCGATCGATCAGCGAGTCAGAAGCTGGAAGTTGACTCAGGCGGAGGCCGCGAAGCGCTTGGGCGTCACGCAGCCCCGCCTGAATGACTTGCTGCGTGCGCGTATTACCAACTTTAGTCTCGATGCGTTGATCGATCTTGCAGCTCGTGCGCGCCTCAACGTCCGCATCCGCATCACGCAAGCCGCATAG
- a CDS encoding PAN domain-containing protein — protein MTSFSRTVCGAFACWLLLLVISSSAAFAQTGFDRPGGDFTSFPIASGDPAQCAARCDREGRCRSWSFVYPNPGAATGVCWLKRRVPRRVQSACCVTGVKGSGVVEPQLPNIEYGIDRMGGDLRSFDVEAHEHGETCANVCKAENGCRAWTYARPGYGSASARCYLKNRVTAPRRKPCCISGVVR, from the coding sequence ATGACGTCCTTCTCGCGCACAGTTTGCGGCGCGTTCGCCTGCTGGCTCTTGCTGCTCGTGATCAGTTCCTCGGCCGCGTTTGCGCAAACGGGCTTCGACCGCCCGGGCGGTGATTTCACGAGCTTCCCGATCGCGTCGGGCGATCCCGCGCAATGCGCGGCCCGCTGCGATCGCGAGGGGCGCTGCCGTTCCTGGAGTTTCGTGTATCCGAATCCCGGCGCCGCCACCGGCGTCTGCTGGCTCAAGCGCCGCGTGCCGCGCCGCGTCCAGTCCGCCTGCTGCGTTACCGGCGTCAAAGGCTCGGGCGTCGTTGAACCGCAACTGCCGAATATCGAATACGGCATCGATCGCATGGGCGGCGATCTGCGCAGCTTCGATGTCGAAGCGCACGAACACGGCGAGACATGCGCGAATGTCTGCAAGGCCGAGAACGGCTGCCGCGCCTGGACCTACGCGCGGCCCGGCTACGGCAGCGCATCGGCGCGTTGTTACCTGAAAAACCGCGTTACCGCCCCGCGGCGCAAGCCGTGCTGTATCTCGGGCGTCGTGCGCTAA
- a CDS encoding PadR family transcriptional regulator, producing MFGMHRGCGSERWASGRGWRGSRGFGGWGGKHGMGGGDMLRAGRMLATGDLKLLALALIEQQPRHGYDIIKVLEEKTAGWYSPSPGTVYPTLTFLEEAGYVTAEADGAKKLYTITPEGRAHLDENRAFVDAVLERLASVGEKAERVRKHFRGEERDAREAREDDDMPRSIRGAFEDLSRVVRDTLKSDPAAKTRVIEALDRAAEALKKQG from the coding sequence ATGTTTGGCATGCATCGAGGTTGCGGAAGCGAGCGTTGGGCATCCGGCCGCGGTTGGCGCGGCAGTCGTGGTTTCGGCGGTTGGGGCGGCAAGCACGGCATGGGCGGCGGCGACATGCTGCGCGCGGGCCGCATGCTGGCGACCGGCGATCTGAAACTGCTGGCTTTGGCGTTGATCGAGCAGCAGCCGCGGCACGGCTATGACATCATCAAGGTGCTCGAAGAGAAGACGGCCGGCTGGTACTCGCCGAGCCCAGGTACGGTCTATCCGACGCTGACGTTTCTCGAAGAGGCCGGCTACGTCACGGCGGAAGCCGACGGCGCCAAGAAGCTCTACACGATCACGCCGGAAGGCCGCGCGCATCTCGACGAGAACCGTGCCTTCGTCGATGCGGTGCTGGAGCGTCTCGCTTCGGTCGGTGAGAAGGCCGAGCGCGTCCGCAAGCACTTCCGCGGCGAAGAGCGTGACGCCCGCGAGGCACGCGAAGACGACGACATGCCGCGCTCGATCCGCGGCGCGTTCGAAGATCTTTCGCGCGTCGTTCGTGACACGCTGAAGAGCGATCCGGCCGCAAAAACGCGCGTGATCGAAGCGCTCGACCGGGCCGCCGAAGCGCTCAAGAAGCAGGGCTGA